Proteins encoded within one genomic window of Episyrphus balteatus chromosome 1, idEpiBalt1.1, whole genome shotgun sequence:
- the LOC129907201 gene encoding uncharacterized protein LOC129907201 has translation MSLMNELIRSNVPNNPELVETIHLGYEKCAKEILSKLKEFEANRENIGKSKNKAYQGLKTPCSPFAVLVSYCALRHTFLNCPKNSWINTEVCNNARNYVNNCEPAQFGGPRHRERKTGKSKTKIATTATVRNK, from the coding sequence ATGTCACTTATGAACGAACTTATTCGAAGTAACGTTCCAAATAATCCCGAATTAGTTGAGACCATTCATTTGGGTTATGAGAAATGTGCCAAAGAAATTCTGAGTAAACTAAAAGAATTCGAAGCTAATCGTGAAAACATtggtaaaagtaaaaataaagctTATCAAGGTCTTAAGACACCATGCTCACCATTTGCTGTACTAGTATCGTATTGTGCTTTGaggcatacatttttaaattgtcCCAAAAATTCTTGGATAAATACTGAGGTGTGTAATAATGCCCGAAATTATGTGAATAATTGTGAACCGGCTCAATTTGGTGGGCCGAGGCATCGGGAACGTAAGACTggcaaatcaaaaacaaaaatagcaaCAACTGCTACTGTGAGGAATAAATAG